AGGGTGAATTGGCaggagaaggaaaaaaaaaggtcTTCAAGTGAAAACACAATCTTTTGAGAAAGGATTAGGCCTTATCTCCAGAATTCTTTCAAACACTTGGAAAGAAAAACAATTACCAAAGATTTTTGTGCCTACCGTATATTACCATATTCCTCTTGTTTTTTCGAATTTGGGAAACAAAATGTATATGAATGGTTTCTATGTACAATCTAATCTGTAATTTACTAATAGTAGAAAGCAAATCTAAGCTAAATGATCAAAAATGTGCTGTAGAAATATAGTAATAagagtaataataataaagtttCTTAGGTGCATCGTTGTATGCCATGAGTAGACAAGAACCAGAGTTTTGATGTGGTTGCACGATGACGCTAAAAGAGACAACCCAACTGAAACATTCTAACAATCAACTATACCTCAGTCCTTCGCATAGTTGGGGCCAATAATAGGAATCCTTTGTAATCTTTCTCTTTGTGGATTCTCTACTTATTGGTATACCATTTTGTAAAAGAAACAACTGTACAGTCTAGTAGTTAATTTAATACTGTGTAGTTAGTTAGTTAGTGAATAGTATAAATAGAAGTTAGCTATGTGTACAGTAGCTGAGAGAATAAGTTGGAACGGTTTTTCTTCCAATACAGAGAATGAAGCTCTCATTTCTTCTTCAccgactttcttcttcttcttccgcCATGGCTGCGTAGctcaacatggtatcagagcctcaaGGCTAGATCGAGTAACTCAGCAGCTTCAGGAGAGGAAGATCGCTGGTTAATAGCTTCCTTTCTCTGTTCCTTTCAATTTTTCAGCAATTTCCTTGAAGTTAGGGTTCGCTTGATTAGTGTCGATTTCTGTTGAATTTGAGTCATTTGCGAACTAAATCATCTCATTTATGGGAGAGCAATACGATCTATACTGTCTACAATGGCAATCGATGATGGAATCTCGACTTCAACTCCTCCTATGGCGACTGCAACTCAGGCTCAAGCACTACTTCCTCCAGATCTGGTACATCATAATCATCCTCTGTATATTCATCCTTCAGATACTCAAGGATCTGTTCTTATCTCAATTCAACTTCAAGGTTCTGAAAATTACTTAATTTGGGGTCGGTCAATGAAGATTGTTTTACATGGTAAAAACAAACTAGGTTTTGTTTTAGGAACCTGTAGAAGAGAAATGTATGAATCTACCTTACATGAACTTTGGGACAGATGCAACGCTATTGTTCTAGCTTGGATAATGAACTCAGTATCTCCTAGTTTAATTAGTATTGTGATTTATGCATCTGATGCTCATAAGGTGTGGGAAGATCTCAAAGAGAGGTTTGATAAAGTGAATGCCTCTAGAGCTTGTTATTTACATAAAGAGATTGCTGCATTAACTCAAGGCATATCTTCTATATCTGTGTATTTTTCGAAACTTAGGGAATTGTTGGATGAGTATGAAACTCTAGCCCCTCCTCCTTCGTGTGAATGTCCAGAGTCTGTCAACATTATCAATTGCAAAAGCTATATAAGTTCTTAACATGACTGAATGATTCCTATGAGAATGCCAAGGATCAGATTCTTATGACAAGGCCTTTACCAAACATAAACCAAGCATATGCTAGGCGTAATAGtttcctggccacttaaacttgtagggcTTTTGAAAGTCGATACACGAACTTTGAATATTTCCATTTGAACACTCCAACTTGACAAAATGAGTACTAATAAAAACATTCATCAGAGCGTGTATATCAATTGCGCTGACATGTACAACACATCATGCTAAGCTATTTATTATTTGCCATGTGTTATTTGTGGGTCCCATTTTTAAatacaaaatcagaaaaaaaaagttacaaaTACAAAAAAGGAACGTGAAGAGAGATCTGCATCGGCGCCACAACAGCAGCAGAAGTGACGATGGAGGCAGCGAAAACCGTGAAAGATGTTTCCCCTCACGAATTTGTGAAGGCTGATGCCGCTCACCTCAAGCGTTCCGGCAAGATGGAGCTTCCTGAGTGGACTGATCTCGTCAAGACTGGTAAACTCAAAGAGCTTGCTCCATATGACCCTGATTGGTACTATATTAGAGTTGCTTCTATGGCATGGAAGATCTATTTGAGGGGTGGTATTGGTGTTGGTGGATTCCGAAGAATCTATGGTGGTAACCAGAGGAATGGCAACCGCCCTCGTCATTTTTGTAAGAGCAGTGGTTCAGTTGCACGCAACATACTTCAGCAATTGCAGAACATGAACATCGTTGACTTTGATCCTAAGGGTGGAAGGAGAATCACATCCAATGGCAAACGTGATCTTAACCAAGTTGCTGGAAGAATTGCTGTTGCTCTTTAAGAGATGAATTCAGGCAATTTTATGAATACATGCTAGGAAGACCGAAAGAATTGGAAGGGGAGgggaaaagtcttttttttttcttatttatttatattttattctaaTTCTAATTTTTTTAGTAAAAACAATACTATTCACGCGCCTTGACAGCATGATTTGCACACAGTTTAGCCATGTCAGCTGCAGTGCTTCCACATAGGCATGGTCAACGGTCAAAAGTATTTATTAGTATCCATTTTGTCAaggagtgttcaaatgggaaaatcCAAAGTTCgtgtatcggctttcaaaagccctacaagtttaagtggccaggaagccatTACGCCCATATGTTATGATAGTAAATGTAGAaagccaaaggagaagtggcagTGGTGGACTTAATGCTAGCATCAGTGTTGATGGCAATGATGCAACTGCACTACTAAGCAACAGAGGAAATAACAATGGCAACAATTCTGGTGGTGGTAACATCAATTACAAAGTTAAGACAGCCTACAGTTCTGGAATGTCTGCACTTCAATGTGACTACTACAAGTTTAAGGGTCACACAAGGGACAACTGCTACAAGCTGCATGGTTATCCAGCTGATTTCAAATACAGGAAGATTGGAGGCACTCCAAACACTTATGCTAACATTGTGTGTGGTGTAGAAAATCAGGGATTTGAAGCTCAAGGATCATCTCA
The Nicotiana sylvestris chromosome 11, ASM39365v2, whole genome shotgun sequence DNA segment above includes these coding regions:
- the LOC104235055 gene encoding small ribosomal subunit protein eS19x-like, encoding MEAAKTVKDVSPHEFVKADAAHLKRSGKMELPEWTDLVKTGKLKELAPYDPDWYYIRVASMAWKIYLRGGIGVGGFRRIYGGNQRNGNRPRHFCKSSGSVARNILQQLQNMNIVDFDPKGGRRITSNGKRDLNQVAGRIAVAL